In Alosa alosa isolate M-15738 ecotype Scorff River chromosome 23, AALO_Geno_1.1, whole genome shotgun sequence, a single window of DNA contains:
- the lnpk gene encoding endoplasmic reticulum junction formation protein lunapark-B isoform X4, which produces MGAVLSRWKAKPSTVELLESLDKDIKDLEEFRAKNQRLQKLWVGRLLFYSSMLYLFTCLCVYFCYLPDEWGARIVMALPLLVFPVLVWFLRKLLIFLFSKRTERNNDKLEDLKVEKKKILEEVMEKETYKNAKLILERFDPDAKKKAEAESTPSGSHMTPRPDLRRRNVPMGTPVPGQRPGPPLGATPTGTPVMPRAAPGGPPEAGASTSAAPPLRRSPTPYSPHMGPVGHQPPGPQLVRPILPRERGPVDRVIEYLVGDGPQNRYALICQQCFSHNGMALKEEFEFVAYRCAYCYFLNPARKTRPQAPRLPEFSFERRLRSGSPAPESSEARDSAEDSDAGTEGQHGQTASQRANWPQTSTIRLRRRPLRT; this is translated from the exons ATGGGAGCTGTTCTTTCCCGGTGGAAG GCAAAGCCTTCCACAGTGGAGCTGTTGGAAAGCTTGGACAAG GACATCAAGGACCTTGAGGAGTTTCGGGCAAAGAACCAGCGCCTGCAGAAGCTGTGGGTGGGCCGCCTGCTCTTCTACTCGTCCATGCTCTACCTATTCACCTGCCTGTGCGTCTACTTCTGCTACCTGCCCGACGAGTGGGGCGCTCGGATCGTCATGGCACTACCGCTGCTGGTCTTTCCCGTGCT AGTGTGGTTCTTGAGAAAACTCCTTATCTTCTTGTTTTCCAAACGAACTGAGAGAAACA ATGACAAACTAGAAGACttgaaagtagaaaaaaagaAGATA TTGGAAGAGGTCATGGAGAAGGAAACTTACAAAAATGCCAAACTGATCTTAGAGAGATTTGACCCAGACGCAAAGAAGAAAGCC GAAGCGGAATCCACTCCCTCGGGATCTCATATGACACCAAGACCAG ATCTCCGTCGGCGTAACGTTCCCATGGGAACACCGGTGCCAGGGCAACGTCCAGGCCCACCCCTGGGCGCCACGCCGACGGGTACCCCCGTGATGCCCCGCGCTGCCCCAGGTGGGCCCCCCGAGGCGGGCGCAAGCACGAGCGCTGCCCCCCCCCTGAGGAGGAGCCCCACCCCCTACAGTCCGCACATGGGGCCAG TTGGCCACCAACCCCCAGGTCCTCAGTTGGTACGACCCATCCTGCCCAGGGAGAGGGGGCCAGTGGACCGTGTCATTGAGTATCTGGTGGGAGACGGACCTCAGAACAG GTATGCGCTCATCTGCCAGCAGTGTTTCTCCCATAACGGCATGGCCCTCAAGGAGGAGTTCGAGTTTGTCG cctacAGGTGTGCCTACTGTTACTTCCTGAACCCAGCCCGCAAGACACGCCCCCAGGCGCCCCGCCTCCCAGAGTTCAGCTTCGAGAGACGCCTGCGCTCGGGCTCTCCGGCCCCAGAGTCCTCGGAGGCGCGGGACAGCGCTGAGGACAGCGACGCGGGCACAG AGGGTCAACATGGACAAACG
- the ptcd1 gene encoding pentatricopeptide repeat-containing protein 1, mitochondrial, producing the protein MLRLLSHPCVRARFCIADLCVQHYCVKYSVTVPWLSVLTSNTLGLSSTSPVRHIHQQHRQFAASVLHTPRRKPRQRADVIESTRNIPQTERNAENSKPDHAFGEYSPEYTNRTTFKKSSPQYMDLRYSEGEDEKLRPKFRSRTGQKNTPYWYFLQCKKLIKQDKLPEALDMFETEMLQGERLQPEEYNYTVLMGGCGRVGYIKKAFKLYQDMKKRGLEPTEATYTALFNACAESPWKQPALEQALKLEQELRRKNILLNAISHRALLKTMALTADLQSSLRVFRDMLESGHPITQETFHCLLMSCVKDKTAGFRLALQVWHQMLKLGIKPDTHNYNILLRATRDCGIGDIALASKLLLKKQNHSPLTLGVGKRDRKAKIKESSRPRPLDIDAFESQLFVDTRSQQTYTKSIESTEECRTGKMDLHTQEAQREHITRTTDSQGALQVYDSYIMSICSPGSSAFSPPNLLDPATVRSDDVSLGTVSSASDRLALIGSMEGFLGKMAEQGLQPTLKTLTLLADVVEPGDQAVQALLSVANENKIKLDVPFFNSLIRRAANTGDLKGAKAILEMMSNRRLFPDVQSFCNVALACNTKHEGLQLLSDMESCRIAPNAHVYSALIRQATRRLDYVYLKEILASMQEKQVAPNEVILRQLEFAAQYPPNYDKYKSKNTYLEKIDGFRGYYQVWLQIMPGQETPHPWAKFQAQKTATEEDTEK; encoded by the exons ATGTTACGGTTATTATCTCATCCGTGTGTTAGGGCACGCTTTTGCATCGCGGATCTCTGTGTTCAGCATTACTGTGTTAAGTACAGTGTTACAGTCCCGTGGCTGTCAGTGCTGACATCAAATACATTGGGTTTGAGCTCTACTAGTCCAGTCAGACACATACACCAACAACATAGACAGTTTGCGGCGTCAGTACTGCACACTCCCCGTCGAAAGCCCCGGCAGAGGGCCGATGTGATTGAATCCACCAGGAACATCCCTCAGACTGAGCGAAACGCTGAGAACTCTAAACCCGATCATGCATTTGGCGAGTACTCGCCCGAGTACACCAACAGAACGACATTCAAAAAGTCCTCACCCCAGTACATGGATCTACGGTACAGTGAAGGAGAGGACGAAAAACTACGGCCTAAATTTAGATCTAGGACAGGACAGAAAAACACGCCATACTGGTACTTTCTTCAGTGCAAGAAACTCATCAAGCAGGACAAG CTGCCTGAAGCGTTGGACATGTTCGAGACAGAGATGCTACAAGGAGAGAGACTTCAACCTGAGGAGTATAACTACACGGTGCTGATGGGAGGCTGTGGTCGGGTTGGCTACATCAAGAAGGCCTTCAAGCTCTATCAAGAT ATGAAGAAACGGGGCCTCGAGCCAACAGAAGCCACTTACACTGCCCTCTTCAATGCTTGTGCAGAGTCACCATGGAAACAGCCAGCGTTGGAGCAGGCTCTGAAACTGGAGCAAGAGCTGCGCAGGAAGAACATTCTGCTCAACGCTATTTCCCATCGTGCTTTGCTGAAGACAATGGCTCTCACTGCTGACCTCCAAAGCAGTTTACGTGTCTTCCGG gatATGCTGGAGAGTGGTCATCCCATTACACAAGAAACGTTTCATTGCTTGCTGATGAGCTGTGTAAAAGACAAGACTGCTGGATTCAGACTCGCACTGCAG gtttgGCACCAGATGTTAAAGTTGGGTATAAAGCCGGATACTCACAACTACAACATTTTACTGCGTGCCACGCGGGACTGTGGAATTGGAGATATTGCCCTGGCCTCCAAGTTACTTTTAAAGAAACAAAATCACTCCCCTCTCACTCTCGGGGTAGGGAAGAGGGACCGCAAAGCCAAAATCAAAGAGAGCTCTCGGCCCAGACCTCTGGACATTGATGCTTTTGAAAGTCAGTTGTTTGTGGATACACGCTCACAGCAGACATACACAAAGAGCATAGAGTCGACTGAAGAATGCAGAACAGGAAAGATGGACTTGCACACACAAGAAGCCCAAAGAGAACACATAACAAGGACTACAGACAGTCAGGGTGCACTTCAGGTTTACGATAGCTATATTATGTCCATCTGCTCACCTGGCTCGTCAGCTTTCTCTCCACCAAACCTCCTGGATCCAGCCACAGTGCGCTCTGACGACGTTTCCCTGGGAACTGTGAGCTCTGCGTCTGACAGGCTGGCACTGATTGGCAGCATGGAGGGTTTCCTTGGCAAGATGGCTGAGCAGGGTCTGCAACCAACCCTGAAGACTCTTACTCTGCTGGCTGACGTTGTGGAGCCAGGCGACCAGGCAGTCCAGGCTCTCCTCTCAGTGGCCAATGAAAACAAGATCAAACTCGACGTCCCCTTCTTCAACTCACTAATCAGAAGGGCAGCTAATACTGGCGACCTCAAGGGGGCAAAG GCCATACTGGAGATGATGTCCAATAGGAGGCTATTTCCAGACGTGCAGTCTTTCTGTAACGTGGCTTTGGCTTGCAACACAAAACATGAGGGACTACAGTTGCTCTCTGACATGGAG TCTTGTCGTATTGCACCCAATGCACACGTTTACAGTGCACTTATCAGACAAGCAACCAGACGTCTAGACTACGTCTACCTCAAGGAGATTCTGGCATCCATGCAAGAGAAGCAGGTTGCCCCGAATGAGGTCATTCTTAGACAGCTTGAGTTTGCTGCTCAATATCCTCCAAACTATGACAAG TATAAATCAAAGAATACTTACTTGGAGAAGATTGATGGTTTCCGTGGATACTACCAGGTGTGGCTACAGATAATGCCTGGGCAGGAGACTCCTCACCCTTGGGCGAAGTTTCAGGCACAGAAAACTGCAACAGAAGaagacactgaaaaataa
- the lnpk gene encoding endoplasmic reticulum junction formation protein lunapark-B isoform X5, giving the protein MGAVLSRWKAKPSTVELLESLDKDIKDLEEFRAKNQRLQKLWVGRLLFYSSMLYLFTCLCVYFCYLPDEWGARIVMALPLLVFPVLVWFLRKLLIFLFSKRTERNNDKLEDLKVEKKKILEEVMEKETYKNAKLILERFDPDAKKKAEAESTPSGSHMTPRPDLRRRNVPMGTPVPGQRPGPPLGATPTGTPVMPRAAPGGPPEAGASTSAAPPLRRSPTPYSPHMGPVGHQPPGPQLVRPILPRERGPVDRVIEYLVGDGPQNRYALICQQCFSHNGMALKEEFEFVAYRCAYCYFLNPARKTRPQAPRLPEFSFERRLRSGSPAPESSEARDSAEDSDAGTGGHTRGHRWAHC; this is encoded by the exons ATGGGAGCTGTTCTTTCCCGGTGGAAG GCAAAGCCTTCCACAGTGGAGCTGTTGGAAAGCTTGGACAAG GACATCAAGGACCTTGAGGAGTTTCGGGCAAAGAACCAGCGCCTGCAGAAGCTGTGGGTGGGCCGCCTGCTCTTCTACTCGTCCATGCTCTACCTATTCACCTGCCTGTGCGTCTACTTCTGCTACCTGCCCGACGAGTGGGGCGCTCGGATCGTCATGGCACTACCGCTGCTGGTCTTTCCCGTGCT AGTGTGGTTCTTGAGAAAACTCCTTATCTTCTTGTTTTCCAAACGAACTGAGAGAAACA ATGACAAACTAGAAGACttgaaagtagaaaaaaagaAGATA TTGGAAGAGGTCATGGAGAAGGAAACTTACAAAAATGCCAAACTGATCTTAGAGAGATTTGACCCAGACGCAAAGAAGAAAGCC GAAGCGGAATCCACTCCCTCGGGATCTCATATGACACCAAGACCAG ATCTCCGTCGGCGTAACGTTCCCATGGGAACACCGGTGCCAGGGCAACGTCCAGGCCCACCCCTGGGCGCCACGCCGACGGGTACCCCCGTGATGCCCCGCGCTGCCCCAGGTGGGCCCCCCGAGGCGGGCGCAAGCACGAGCGCTGCCCCCCCCCTGAGGAGGAGCCCCACCCCCTACAGTCCGCACATGGGGCCAG TTGGCCACCAACCCCCAGGTCCTCAGTTGGTACGACCCATCCTGCCCAGGGAGAGGGGGCCAGTGGACCGTGTCATTGAGTATCTGGTGGGAGACGGACCTCAGAACAG GTATGCGCTCATCTGCCAGCAGTGTTTCTCCCATAACGGCATGGCCCTCAAGGAGGAGTTCGAGTTTGTCG cctacAGGTGTGCCTACTGTTACTTCCTGAACCCAGCCCGCAAGACACGCCCCCAGGCGCCCCGCCTCCCAGAGTTCAGCTTCGAGAGACGCCTGCGCTCGGGCTCTCCGGCCCCAGAGTCCTCGGAGGCGCGGGACAGCGCTGAGGACAGCGACGCGGGCACAGGTGGGCACACACGCGGGCACAGATGGGCGCACTGTTGA